Genomic segment of Juglans microcarpa x Juglans regia isolate MS1-56 chromosome 7S, Jm3101_v1.0, whole genome shotgun sequence:
GGTAATGTATACATgtcttgaaaaatattattcatcatcccTGACGTGATATCAAATGATTGACAGATGATtgagctaataaaaaaaatttcaatcattTCATACTGCATAAGGAGATAATGTAATGACAGATAACTAATAAAAGGATGAATGACACTTCTCATATATCTTGCAGTTTTTTTTCTGTCACAAGTTGGCTTCTTAGTTTAAATACCCTTGGATTTCTATTTTCATATCCTCCTTGTGTCCCATAATTATTATGTaactaatttttaatagtagatcctatttttttcaaagcgattgcatgACGCTTGCGCACTCtgcgactgtatgtagcattactcatacaaatattatgaaatgataatttgCTTATAAAGATTTCTTCTGTGCTGTTAATCACAAGGCTGCTGTAAAGCGAATTGTTGTTGGAAAATACGGGGCCTGTGCTGGACAAGCGTGCATAGCAATAGATTATATCCttgcagaaaagaaaaatataccaACTCTGGTATGGAAGTAgtagaaaatacatatatgtGCATCTATGATTTCAAAGTTTTTTAGTTTCTAATTCAGAAAGAAATATGTggaaatgattatatatatatatatatatatatatatatattctccttCAGGTAGAGATGATGAAGGCCATCATCAATGAAATGTTTGGAAGAAACCCAAAAGAATCACACAGTATTGCAAGGataataaacaaacaacatttcTTGAGATTGAAGAATCTTCTGGAGGACCCAAATGTTAAGGCTTCTATTGCTTATGGTGGTTCATTGGACGAAGATCACTTGTAAACAACATGATCTTTGCTCTTTTTGCTTATTTTACGATCTTTGATTGATTCTACTGCTTTTTTGGTGGATAGGAAAACAGATAAGTGTCTTATTTACGGGTAAAAAGCGAGTCCCTGTTCTTTAACACTTCATAACATTGGGGAGTCCCAGAAGTCTAAAAATGACTTATTCATAGCCACTTTGGTCCTGATTAGGATTTAGTGGGGGGCGGGCTAAACCTCTTTGACACCATTCTGATTTTAAGTTTGGTATATTGACAAGTAATTCTAATGCATGTTATGAAATTCCATGCAGGTTCATAGAGCCAACAATCTTGGTGGATCCCCCACTTGAAGCAGCAATCATGACAGAAGAAATCTTTGGTCCATTGCTTCCAATAATTTCAGTAAGATACATAGATACACAcgcatctatatattaatagtagGTCTAAATTATAAAATGGTCCTTGGGTTTTGACCCCCTTTTTAAAAAGTGGATcagtttcaaaatttataaaagtaaaaaccACATTTGTATATGTTATCATAATGGTCCCTCTATTCATGTTTTAGCATGTAACATAATCTTAAATGGAAACCAAGTTAGGAAAACAGAGTAATATTtcaaaatccagttttcatataTTCACATTAAGGCAGCTTTTTGAAAAACTTCAAAATCCTGtaactattttcatatttagtCAAACTATGTGGATTAGCATTCAATTTCATCTAAAATCTGATGGTAGCTCAAGAAGAGCCAAGTAAATAATGCAAGAGTTGCAGGCTAAACTATTCTTTTCATATTGGTTTCACAGTTGGAGAAAATTGAAGACAGTATACAATTTCTGAATTCAAGACCCAAACCACTTGCTATATAttgttttaccaaaaataaatcACTGGAGAGACGGATGATATCTGAAACATCATCCGGAGGCGTGGTGATCAACGATGCAGTTATTCAAGTATGTAAGAAACTCTTCACTGTTTTTGCTACTTTAGTTTGTTAGATTAATTAATTGGCATCAATACAATTTGCACTCTCAAACTAAAGCAAGTCTTGTATTTTGCACTCCGAGTCTACTTTCTGATACTTTGTGATCATCATCTTGTTAGCTTGCATTCTCATTGTATTGGGTAAAATGTGCAGTATGCTGCTGATTCCCTCCCATTCGGAGGAGTTGGTGAAAGTGGGGTGGGCAGGTACCATGGAAAGTTCTCATTTGACACATTCAGCCATGAGAAGGCCATCACAAGAAGAAGTTTTCTCACTGATTTTTGGTTTAGATATCCTCCATGGAATGCTCACAAGTGGCAACTCCTTGAGTGCGCTTATAATTCGGATTATCTTGGATTACTCCTTGTCATACTGGGCTTGAAGAAACCTAGAAGAGGATCATACCACCCTGCATATTCCCACTGAGAGATCGATTGCAAATATTCATTGAAAGATGAAAGGGGAAGAatagaaacaaattaaacatgtttatttgaagagtccttgTTATGAAGGCTGAAAATTAGTATGTAAATTATGTAGGCTCTTCGATGGGCCTGGACCTCCAACATGTAACTCAATGTTTGTAGAAACTAAATAATGTATTACTGAAGCACTGCAGGTTACTTAAAGAAATTATAGATAGACTTGGTCAAATGATGACCAACGGACTCAACTTAATAACTAACCTATTACTAAATTACTAACcataaaaatagaaatggaCCTGAACGGACCTACTAAGTCAACGTGGCCCAGTAAACATAACAAACTCAAACGGACTAATTCAAACAGGTAAAATAGATAAGACAACAGGCCCTATACAATTGACCTGGCCCACGTGCTTAAGACAAGACCCTAAAGATTAGGGTTTCCTTCCCAGCCTTAACATATCCTTTCTCTTCAGAAAACCTTGTCCTCAAAGTTTGGGAAACGCCGTTTGAGCTCTTCGTGTTCCACCCATGTCGCATCTTCTGTGGCCATCCCTTTCCATTGTACCAACATCTCCATGCCTGCCTTCCGTCCTTTCTTGGTAAATCTTCAATCCAAAATCAGATCGGGCTTAGGCTATAAGGTTCCCTCCATAGTTACCCTTGGCAGCTCAGTAAGTGGCTCTATGTGGTCTCCAACCCTTTTCTTTAGgcaagaaacatgaaaaataaggTAGATCTGTGAGTTTCGTGGTAGATCTAACTTGTATCTAACTCTCCCTATTTTCTGAACCACCGTGTACGGCCCATAATATCTCAGTGGCAACTTGAGGTTTCTTCACAGCACGACGGACATTGATCGGTAAGGTTGTAACCTTAGATACACTCTGTCTCCTATTTGAAACTCCCTATCAGTTCTTTTTCGATCGGCATATAACTTCATCTTGGCTTGTGCTTCCTGTAAATTTTCTTGGACTAACTTGTTGATAAGCTCTCTGTTTTTGAGTTCCTCATTCACGGCTTGAACCCTTGTGGATCGTATTTCATATGGTAACACCCTTGGGGGTGCCTGTCCGTAGACCACTTCATATGGTGAAACCCTAGTTGAGGTATGCTATGATGTATTGTAAGCATACTCAACCAGAGTTAACCATTGTGACTAGTCTCGTGGTCTGTCTCCTGAAAAACACCTCAGATAGCCTTCTAGTACTTTATTCATCACCTCTGTTTGGCCGTCAGTTTGGGGGTGGTAAGCTGAACTCAGCAAAAGTTCAATGCCACTCAATTTGAAAAGTTCTTTCCAAAACTGGCTTGTAAAGATTGGGTCCTTATCACTGACAATGGTTAATGGAAAATCATGCAATTTAAATACATTGTCCAGAAAAATACGTGCTACTGTCACTACTGTATATGGGTGTCAAAGAGACATGAAATGAGCATATTTGCCCAATCTGTCTATCACCACCATGATCATTGTATGTCCTCCTGAAGGTGGTAGCCTCTCAATGAAATCCATGCTTATATCCTGCCAATTTCTGGTGGAAATTGGCAAAGGCTGGAGCAGGCCTGTGGGTTGAATTGTTTCcaccttttttctttatcacAAGCTTGGATGAAGGCTTGAACATCCCTCCTCATACTAGGCCAgtaaaattcttttttcaattGAGCATATGTTTTATATACTCTTGTGTGACCCATTAATGGATTGCAATGGAACTGCTGCAGGATCTCTTGCTGGAATGGCACCAAATTCCCCAGATGTAACCTGCCCTTGTAAAAGAGTAAGTCATTGTGGACTTGGTATTGAGTTTGGTCCAAGATTCCCTGATAGTAGTTGCTCAATAGCTCCTGCAACTGGGAATCTTGGGGGTAAGTTTTCTTTAGCTCTCTTATCCATTGGGTTTGCATAAGGCTTATGGCTTGTGAGTATGGGTGATTGGTTTGGGTATTGTGGAGGAAGGGCTGTTTGTGTTCTATTTGGGAGGAAGGGTTGGATTCTGGTATGGTGTTTTGGTTAGTTGTTGGTTGTGGTTTTTCTGTACAAGGTAGCCTAGATGGGTCATCTGCCACTTTATTAGTTTTTCCACTTTTGTACTCTACCGAGAAATCATAACCAAGCAACTTGGATACCCATTTCTGTTGGGTAGGGATGCCCACTCTTTACTCCAAAAGGTATTTCAAGGCCTGTTGATCAATATGGACCTGTTAAGCAATCAGCCTGCCTTCTTGCATTAACACAGCTCTCAACCCTTCACCTAAGGCATCACATTCCACCACAAAATTCTTAGTAAAATCAGGTAATTTTAAAACTGGAGGACTAATCATAGCTTCTTTCAATTTGTCAAAGGCTGCTTGAGCCTTGTCAGACCACACAAAAGAGTTCTTCTTGAGTAGAGCTGTTAAGGGTGCTGCTATGGCACCATAACTCTGCATAAACTTTCTGTAATACCCAATGAGACCTAAAAATCCCCTTAAGGCCTTCAAATTTCTGGGCAGTGCCAACTCTGCATTGATGTAATCTTATGGGGGTCAGCTTTAACACCATCTTTAAAGATCAAATGACCAAGATATTCCATCTCACTACAACCAAATACACACTTTGATTGTTTTGCAAACAACTGATGAGATCTTAATGTATCCAATACAATCTGCAAATGTTGTAGATGGTCTTCCAATGACTTGTTGTAAACTAATATgtcaaaaaatcaaaagaaacttTCTTAAATAGAGTCGAAATATCTCATTTATCAACCTTAGTAATGTGGAGGGGGCATTGGTAAACCCAAAGGGCATTACCAAAAATTTATAGTGACCCTCATGGGTCTTAAAAGCTGTCTTGTGTATGTCCCCTTCAtacattctaatttgatggtaacCAGAACGCAAGtccaatttagaaaaaatttcagCCCCATAAAGTTTATCCAATAGCTCATCAATGTTAGGGATATGGTACTTATCTTTTACCATATCTTTATTGAGGGCACGGTACTCCACACACATTCGCCAGCTCTCATCCACCTTCCTAACCAGCAACACCGAGGATGAATAGGGACTTTGACTCCCTCGTATAATTCCACTTCTTAACATCTCCGTCACCAGTCTTTCAATTTCTGCTTTTTGTTAATATGAATACCTGTAAGGCCGAACATGATGGTTTAGAGTTTTCCTGCAGAATA
This window contains:
- the LOC121241556 gene encoding aldehyde dehydrogenase family 3 member F1-like isoform X1, producing MESVGDLERDLEAMREYYSQGKTKEASWRKSQLKGLLTLLKEKEEDIFKALKQDLGKHHVEAFRDEIGTLTKSLNNALGSLKEWMSGRKAILPKIAVLSTAEIVPEPLGLVLIFSSWNYPFGLSLEPMIGAIAAGNTVVLKLSELAPACASLLADTIPNFVDNKAVKVFQGGPTVAEQLLQQKWDKIFFTGNARIGRLVLSAAAKHLTPVTLELGGKCPAVVDSLSSSFARKAAVKRIVVGKYGACAGQACIAIDYILAEKKNIPTLVEMMKAIINEMFGRNPKESHSIARIINKQHFLRLKNLLEDPNVKASIAYGGSLDEDHLFIEPTILVDPPLEAAIMTEEIFGPLLPIISLEKIEDSIQFLNSRPKPLAIYCFTKNKSLERRMISETSSGGVVINDAVIQYAADSLPFGGVGESGVGRYHGKFSFDTFSHEKAITRRSFLTDFWFRYPPWNAHKWQLLECAYNSDYLGLLLVILGLKKPRRGSYHPAYSH
- the LOC121241556 gene encoding aldehyde dehydrogenase family 3 member F1-like isoform X2, coding for MESVGDLERDLEAMREYYSQGKTKEASWRKSQLKGLLTLLKEKEEDIFKALKQDLGKHHVEAFRDEAILPKIAVLSTAEIVPEPLGLVLIFSSWNYPFGLSLEPMIGAIAAGNTVVLKLSELAPACASLLADTIPNFVDNKAVKVFQGGPTVAEQLLQQKWDKIFFTGNARIGRLVLSAAAKHLTPVTLELGGKCPAVVDSLSSSFARKAAVKRIVVGKYGACAGQACIAIDYILAEKKNIPTLVEMMKAIINEMFGRNPKESHSIARIINKQHFLRLKNLLEDPNVKASIAYGGSLDEDHLFIEPTILVDPPLEAAIMTEEIFGPLLPIISLEKIEDSIQFLNSRPKPLAIYCFTKNKSLERRMISETSSGGVVINDAVIQYAADSLPFGGVGESGVGRYHGKFSFDTFSHEKAITRRSFLTDFWFRYPPWNAHKWQLLECAYNSDYLGLLLVILGLKKPRRGSYHPAYSH